The Microbacterium sp. LWH7-1.2 genome window below encodes:
- a CDS encoding glutamate--cysteine ligase: protein MGEDVPAQEFTRADRTRHREKVRRNLDVFARMLAEAHFDTDDPLTGLEVELNLVDEAGDPALRNAEALEAIADPAFQTELGQFNMEINVPPARLREGGLTTFERGLRDSLNHAEDRSSAIGAHLVMIGILPTVAEGHLRPDSISANPRYRLLSEQILDARGEDISISIDGPERLFTTADSILPEAACTSTQLHVQTSPDAFAGYWNASQAIAGVQLAMAANSPYLLGKELWRETRIPLFEQATDTRSEELKVQGVRPRVWFGERWITSVFDLFEENVRYFPALLPIVHDDDPMAVLESGGIPDLAELRLHNGTIYRWNRPIYDVAGGVPHLRVENRVLAAGPTVVDTVANAAFYFGLVRAIAESDRPLWSQLSFTAAEENFHTAARDGIDAQLYWPGAGQVPATELVLRRLLPLAYRGLDAWGIEASDRDRLLGIIEGRCLTGVTGAGWFTDRMRRRTGVERYDALRATLLEYRDAMHTNEPVHTWS, encoded by the coding sequence ATGGGGGAGGACGTCCCGGCACAGGAGTTCACCCGCGCCGATCGCACTCGTCATCGCGAGAAGGTCCGGCGCAACCTCGACGTGTTCGCCCGGATGCTGGCCGAGGCGCACTTCGACACCGACGACCCGCTGACCGGCCTCGAGGTCGAGCTCAATCTCGTGGATGAGGCGGGTGACCCGGCGCTGCGCAACGCCGAAGCCCTCGAGGCGATCGCGGATCCGGCGTTCCAGACCGAGCTCGGCCAGTTCAACATGGAGATCAACGTGCCGCCCGCACGCCTGCGCGAAGGGGGACTCACCACCTTCGAACGGGGTCTGCGCGACAGCCTCAACCACGCCGAGGACCGGTCATCCGCCATCGGCGCGCACCTCGTGATGATCGGCATCCTTCCCACCGTCGCCGAGGGGCACCTCCGGCCCGACAGCATCAGCGCGAACCCCCGGTACCGGCTGCTGAGCGAGCAGATCCTCGACGCGCGCGGGGAGGACATCTCGATCTCCATCGACGGCCCCGAACGGCTCTTCACCACCGCGGACTCGATCCTGCCCGAGGCGGCGTGCACCAGCACCCAACTGCATGTTCAGACCTCTCCCGACGCGTTCGCCGGGTACTGGAACGCCTCACAGGCGATCGCCGGCGTGCAGCTGGCGATGGCGGCCAACTCGCCCTATCTGCTGGGCAAGGAGCTGTGGCGCGAGACGCGGATCCCGCTGTTCGAACAGGCCACCGACACCCGCAGCGAGGAGCTGAAGGTGCAGGGGGTGCGGCCGCGGGTGTGGTTCGGCGAGCGCTGGATCACCTCGGTGTTCGACCTCTTCGAGGAGAACGTCCGCTACTTCCCGGCGCTCCTGCCGATCGTCCACGACGACGACCCGATGGCCGTGCTCGAGTCGGGCGGGATCCCCGACCTCGCGGAGCTGCGCCTGCACAACGGCACCATCTACCGCTGGAACCGCCCGATCTACGACGTCGCGGGCGGGGTGCCGCACCTCCGGGTCGAGAACCGGGTGCTGGCGGCCGGGCCCACCGTCGTCGACACCGTCGCCAATGCCGCGTTCTACTTCGGCCTCGTGCGTGCGATCGCCGAGAGCGACCGGCCGCTGTGGTCGCAGCTGTCGTTCACCGCTGCCGAGGAGAACTTCCACACCGCCGCCCGAGACGGCATCGACGCCCAGCTCTACTGGCCGGGCGCCGGCCAGGTGCCCGCCACCGAGCTCGTGCTGCGGCGCCTGCTGCCTCTCGCGTATCGGGGCCTCGATGCGTGGGGCATCGAGGCCTCGGACCGCGATCGCCTGCTCGGCATCATCGAGGGCCGCTGCCTCACCGGCGTCACCGGCGCCGGCTGGTTCACCGACCGGATGCGCCGCCGCACCGGGGTGGAGCGCTACGACGCCCTTCGCGCCACCCTGCTCGAGTACCGCGACGCGATGCACACGAACGAGCCGGTGCACACCTGGAGCTGA
- a CDS encoding PfkB family carbohydrate kinase yields MLLPDVAELVVKDGDIGATAFVGDETVFEPALVVEVVEPIGAGDAFAGGIRRGTPLGRRRARRSSRGSRAGRPHLADHHRLDRRARGIAAWTRRRHPDVTGSGRTTTVRGAGRAPRTRAMRPKP; encoded by the coding sequence GTGCTCCTTCCCGACGTCGCCGAGCTCGTCGTCAAGGACGGCGACATCGGCGCGACCGCGTTCGTCGGCGACGAGACGGTGTTCGAGCCGGCGCTCGTCGTCGAGGTCGTCGAGCCCATCGGCGCCGGCGACGCGTTCGCCGGCGGGATACGTCGCGGGACGCCTCTCGGGCGACGCCGTGCCCGACGGTCTTCGCGCGGGTCACGTGCGGGCCGCCCGCACCTTGCAGACCACCACCGACTCGATCGACGAGCCCGCGGCATCGCGGCCTGGACCCGCCGCCGGCATCCCGATGTGACGGGTTCGGGGCGCACCACGACCGTTCGGGGCGCAGGCCGCGCGCCCCGAACGCGGGCGATGCGCCCCAAACCTTAG